The Castor canadensis chromosome 8, mCasCan1.hap1v2, whole genome shotgun sequence genome contains a region encoding:
- the LOC109684040 gene encoding LOW QUALITY PROTEIN: keratin, type II cytoskeletal 2 oral-like (The sequence of the model RefSeq protein was modified relative to this genomic sequence to represent the inferred CDS: substituted 1 base at 1 genomic stop codon), with protein MNKQACQKFFSSTSQGFSGHSAVVSGSSKMSCVARSQGTSGRACGLRNGASSFGSSSLHNLGGNKRISMSVAAGGSRAGGFGGGHRSYGSSFGGGYGGGFGGGYGGSYGGRGMGGGFGGAGGFGGAGSFGEPGGFPGGIQEVTVNQSLLQPFSVEIDPQIGQVKTQEREQIKILNNKFASFIDKVRFLEQQNKVLETKWELLQQQTTGSGSGPHNLEPFFESYLSFLRKQLDSLRGEKGNQEGELKNMQDLVEDFKKKYEDEVNKRAAVENEFVGLKKDVGVAYMNKVELQAKVDSLTDEINFLRTLYDMELSQMXSHVSDTSVVLSMDNNRCLDLDSIIAEVRIQYEDIAERSKAEAEALYQTKLGELQTTAGRHGDDLRSTKSEIMELNRVIQRLRAEIENVKKQNANLQTSIAEDEQRGEMALKDASAKLQDLQTALQQAKDDLARLLHDYQELMNVKLALDVEIATYRKLLEGEEYRMSGECQNAVSISVVSNVTSASSSSAGFRGVSSSSSGSRGGSSSGGSRGSNYGGDSSGRSSGGRGGSGDYHSGSRLSSGGSNSVSQRGMVFSSGGTQTSAGSGSSTSVRFSQTTTGSSQQCSK; from the exons ATGAACAAACAAGCCTGCCAAAAGTTCTTCAGCAGCACAAGCCAGGGCTTCTCTGGCCACTCAGCTGTGGTCTCTGGCAGCAGCAAGATGAGCTGTGTGGCCCGCTCCCAGGGGACCAGTGGAAGGGCCTGTGGGCTTCGGAATGGAGCAAGCAGCTTTGGCAGTAGCAGCCTCCACAACCTGGGTGGCAACAAGAGAATCTCTATGAGTGTGGCAGCTGGTGGCTCCAGGGCTGGTGGCTTTGGTGGAGGACATAGAAGCTATGGCAGTAGCTTTGGGGGTGGCTATGGAGGTGGCTTTGGTGGTGGTTATGGAGGCAGCTATGGTGGCAGAGGGATGGGAGGTGGCTTTGGGGGAGCTGGTGGCTTTGGAGGGGCTGGTAGCTTTGGTGAGCCTGGTGGCTTTCCTGGGGGAATCCAGGAAGTGACTGTCAACCAGAGCCTCCTGCAGCCCTTCAGTGTAGAGATTGACCCTCAGATTGGACAAGTGAAAACTCAGGAACGCGAGCAGATCAAGATCCTCAACAACAAGTTCGCCTCCTTCATCGACAAG GTGCGGTTCCTGGAACAGCAAAACAAGGTCCTGGAGACCAAGTGGGAACTACTCCAGCAGCAGACCACTGGCTCTGGCTCTGGTCCCCACAACCTGGAGCCTTTCTTTGAATCCTATCTCAGCTTTCTGCGCAAGCAGTTGGATTCACTTCGGGGGGAGAAGGGGAACCAAGAGGGAGAGCTAAAGAACATGCAAGACCTGGTGGAAGACTTCAAAAAGAA ATATGAAGATGAGGTCAACAAGCGTGCTGCGGTAGAGAATGAGTTTGTGGGGCTCAAGAAG GATGTAGGTGTGGCTTACATGAACAAGGTGGAGCTGCAGGCTAAAGTGGACAGCTTGACAGATGAAATCAACTTCCTGAGGACCCTCTATGACATG GAGCTGAGCCAGATGTAGAGCCATGTCAGTGACACGTCTGTGGTGTTGTCCATGGATAACAACCGCTGCCTGGATCTGGACAGCATTATTGCAGAAGTACGAATCCAGTATGAAGACATTGCCGAGAGGAGCAAGGCCGAGGCTGAGGCCCTGTACCAGACCAAG CTTGGGGAGCTGCAGACGACAGCTGGCAGGCATGGGGATGACCTGAGGAGCACCAAGAGTGAGATCATGGAGCTCAACAGGGTGATCCAGAGACTGCGGGCAGAGATTGAGAATGTCAAGAAGCAG AATGCCAACCTGCAGACATCCATCGCAGAAGATGAGCAGCGTGGGGAGATGGCCCTAAAGGATGCCAGCGCTAAGCTCCAAGATTTGCAGACGGCCCTGCAGCAGGCCAAAGATGACCTGGCCCGGCTGCTGCATGATTATCAGGAACTGATGAACGTCAAGCTGGCCCTGGATGTGGAGATTGCCACCTACCGCAAGCTGCTGGAAGGCGAGGAGTACAG GATGTCTGGAGAGTGTCAAAATGCTGTGAGCATTT CTGTGGTCAGCAATGTCACCAGTGCAAGCAGCAGCTCTGCTGGCTTCAGAGgggtcagcagcagcagcagtggctccagaggtggcagcagcagtggtGGCTCCAGAGGCAGCAATTATGGAGGGGACAGCAGTGGCAGGAgcagtgggggcaggggtggCAGTGGGGACTACCATAGTGGCAGCAGGCTCAGCAGTGGAGGCAGCAACTCCGTGAGCCAGCGAGGAATGGTCTTCAGCTCTGGTGGCACCCAGACTTCAGCAGGCAGTGGAAGCAGCACCAGTGTCCGCTTCTCCCAGACCACCACCGGCTCCAGCCAGCAATGTTCCAAGTGA